A region from the Macaca mulatta isolate MMU2019108-1 chromosome 13, T2T-MMU8v2.0, whole genome shotgun sequence genome encodes:
- the HK2 gene encoding hexokinase-2 isoform X3, producing the protein MEEMRHIDMVEGDEGRMCINMEWGAFGDDGSLNDIRTEFDQEIDMGSLNPGKQLFEKMISGMYMGELVRLILVKMAKEELLFGGKLSPELLNTGRFETKDISDIEGEKDGIRKAREVLMRLGLDPTQEDCVATHRICQIVSTRSASLCAATLAAVLQRIKENKGEERLRSTVGVDGSVYKKHPHFAKCLHKTVRRLVPDCDVRFLRSEDGSGKGAAMVTAVAYRLADQHRARQKTLEPLQLSHDQLLEVKRRMKVEMERGLSKETHAIAPVKMLPTYVCATPDGTEKGDFLALDLGGTNFRVLLVRVRNGKWGGVEMHNKIYAIPQEVMHGTGDELFDHIVQCIADFLEYMGMKGVSLPLGFTFSFPCQQNSLDESILLKWTKGFKASGCEGEDVVTLLKEAIHRREEFDLDVVAVVNDTVGTMMTCGFEDPHCEVGLIVGTGSNACYMEEMRNVELVEGEEGRMCVNMEWGAFGDNGCLDDFCTEFDVAVDELSLNPGKQRFEKMISGMYLGEIVRNILIDFTKRGLLFRGRISERLKTRGIFETKFLSQIESDCLALLQVRAILQHLGLESTCDDSIIVKEVCTVVARRAAQLCGAGMAAVVDKIRENRGLDALKVTVGVDGTLYKLHPHFAKVMHETVKDLAPKCDVSFLQSEDGSGKGAALITAVACRIREAGQR; encoded by the exons ATGGAAGAGATGCGCCACATCGACATGGTGGAAGGTGACGAGGGGCGGATGTGTATCAATATGGAGTGGGGGGCCTTCGGGGACGATGGCTCGCTCAACGACATTCGCACTGAGTTTGACCAGGAGATTGACATGGGCTCGCTGAACCCAGGGAAGCAACT GTTTGAGAAGATGATCAGTGGGATGTACATGGGGGAGCTGGTGAGGCTTATCCTGGTGAAGATGGCCAAGGAGGAGCTGCTCTTTGGGGGGAAGCTCAGCCCAGAGCTCCTCAACACCGGTCGCTTTGAGACCAAAGACATCTCAGATATCGAAGG GGAGAAGGATGGCATCCGGAAGGCCCGTGAGGTCCTGATGCGGTTGGGCCTGGACCCGACTCAGGAGGACTGCGTGGCCACTCACCGAATCTGCCAGATTGTGTCCACACGCTCCGCCAGCCTGTGCGCAGCCACCCTGGCCGCCGTGCTGCAGCGCATCAAGGAGAACAAAGGCGAGGAGCGGCTGCGCTCTACTGTTGGGGTTGACGGCTCCGTCTACAAGAAACACCCCCA TTTTGCTAAGTGTCTACATAAGACCGTGCGGCGGCTGGTGCCCGACTGCGATGTCCGCTTCCTCCGCTCCGAGGATGGCAGTGGCAAAGGTGCAGCCATGGTGACAGCAGTGGCTTACCGGCTGGCCGATCAACACCGAGCCCGCCAGAAGACACTGGAGCCTCTGCAGCTGAGCCATGACCAGCTGTTGGAGGTCAAGAGAAGAATGAAGGTGGAAATGGAGCGAGGTCTAAGCAAGGAGACTCATGCCATTGCCCCCGTCAAGATGCTGCCCACCTACGTGTGTGCCACCCCTGATGGCACAG AGAAAGGGGACTTCTTGGCCTTGGACCTTGGAGGAACAAATTTCCGGGTCCTGCTGGTGCGTGTTCGGAATGGGAAGTGGGGTGGAGTGGAGATGCACAACAAGATCTACGCCATCCCGCAGGAGGTCATGCATGGGACCGGGGACGAG CTCTTTGACCACATTGTCCAGTGCATCGCGGACTTCCTTGAGTACATGGGCATGAAGGGCGTGTCCCTGCCTCTGGGTTTTACCTTCTCCTTCCCCTGCCAGCAGAACAGCCTGGACGAG AGCATCCTCCTCAAGTGGACAAAAGGCTTCAAGGCATCTGGCTGTGAGGGCGAGGACGTGGTGACCCTGCTGAAGGAAGCGATCCACCGGCGAGAG GAGTTTGACCTGGATGTGGTTGCCGTGGTGAACGACACAGTTGGAACTATGATGACCTGTGGCTTTGAAGACCCTCACTGTGAAGTTGGCCTCATCGTTG GCACGGGCAGCAATGCCTGCTACATGGAGGAGATGCGCAATGTGGAACtggtggaaggagaagagggGCGGATGTGTGTGAACATGGAATGGGGGGCCTTCGGGGACAATGGATGCCTAGATGACTTCTGCACGGAATTTGATGTGGCTGTGGATGAGCTTTCACTCAACCCCGGCAAGCAGAG GTTCGAGAAAATGATCAGTGGAATGTACCTAGGTGAGATTGTCCGTAACATTCTCATCGATTTCACCAAGCGTGGGCTGCTCTTCCGAGGTCGCATCTCAGAGCGGCTCAAGACAAGGGGCATCTTCGAAACCAAGTTCTTGTCTCAGATTGAGAG TGACTGCCTGGCCCTGCTGCAAGTCCGTGCCATCCTGCAACACTTAGGGCTTGAGAGCACCTGTGATGACAGCATCATTGTTAAGGAGGTGTGCACTGTGGTGGCCAGACGCGCAGCCCAGCTCTGTGGCGCAGGCATGGCCGCTGTGGTGGACAAGATACGAGAAAACCGTGGGCTGGACGCTCTCAAAGTGACAGTGGGTGTGGATGGGACTCTCTACAAGCTACATCCTCA CTTTGCCAAAGTCATGCATGAGACAGTGAAGGACCTGGCTCCAAAATGTGATGTGTCTTTCCTGCAGTCAGAGGATGGCAGCGGAAAGGGGGCTGCGCTCATCACTGCTGTGGCCTGCCGCATCCGTGAGGCTGGACAGCGATAG